In the Leptospira johnsonii genome, one interval contains:
- a CDS encoding GAF domain-containing sensor histidine kinase — protein sequence MQGFSNIDQEPSYGSVSENFPRESEGFSKQYPLEKSDPEDKNTKDELLKKISVLNLLQQVATAANEANDVESVLQFSLDRICAITDWKLGLVCLVSEESEKLEYSSISFSREEKFLKEFRNLLRTRSKKEESILSERVRNGRKPILLENFPSSLKGDIKELSFKAGIEAAIGIPILVKENLVGVLEFYSGNKSTDPSFFEAVSHISSQIGRVFERRDSENHLKTSGEQLRALSARLQEVREEERLLVAREIHDELGQLLTVLKIDLTLLKNNFQKSKGSDSVVSELLSMIKVADSGIESVQRIATELRPLILEDLGLLEGIEWYAKDFEKRTGILCVIRIPAGILSLEKDASIALFRIFQEALTNATRHSKASSIQVSCLEEGPFLILKIQDDGIGIDPKKMNQSKSLGLIGMRERAVVLGGEVSISGETGKGTSVIVKIPISNRNKEDFL from the coding sequence GTGCAAGGCTTTTCGAATATCGACCAAGAGCCGAGTTACGGTTCGGTCTCTGAAAATTTTCCTCGGGAATCCGAAGGATTTTCCAAGCAATACCCTCTAGAAAAATCCGATCCTGAAGACAAAAATACAAAAGACGAACTCCTAAAAAAGATCTCCGTTCTAAATCTACTACAACAGGTCGCAACTGCAGCAAACGAGGCGAACGATGTGGAATCTGTTCTTCAGTTTTCTCTGGACCGTATCTGTGCTATTACCGATTGGAAATTAGGTCTGGTATGTTTAGTATCTGAAGAATCGGAAAAGCTTGAGTATTCTTCCATCTCCTTCTCTCGCGAAGAAAAATTCTTAAAAGAATTCAGGAATTTATTAAGGACCAGATCCAAAAAAGAAGAATCAATTCTTTCCGAAAGAGTAAGAAACGGCAGAAAGCCAATCTTACTCGAGAATTTTCCTTCTTCTCTAAAAGGAGATATTAAAGAACTTTCTTTCAAAGCCGGGATCGAAGCCGCGATCGGTATTCCTATCTTAGTAAAAGAAAATCTGGTAGGTGTTTTGGAATTTTATTCCGGAAATAAATCCACGGATCCTTCCTTTTTCGAAGCGGTTTCTCATATCAGTTCTCAGATAGGAAGGGTGTTCGAAAGAAGGGACTCGGAAAACCATCTTAAAACCTCGGGAGAACAATTAAGAGCATTGTCCGCCAGACTCCAAGAAGTACGAGAAGAGGAAAGGCTTTTGGTCGCAAGAGAGATCCATGACGAGTTAGGACAATTATTGACCGTTCTTAAAATAGATCTTACATTATTAAAAAATAATTTTCAAAAATCTAAAGGTTCCGATTCCGTTGTGTCCGAACTTCTATCCATGATCAAAGTTGCCGACTCTGGAATCGAATCTGTACAGAGGATTGCCACAGAACTCAGGCCCTTAATTTTAGAGGATTTGGGGCTATTGGAAGGGATAGAATGGTATGCGAAAGATTTCGAAAAAAGGACCGGAATTCTCTGCGTGATCAGGATCCCTGCTGGAATTCTATCTTTAGAAAAAGACGCCTCCATTGCATTATTCCGAATTTTCCAAGAAGCATTGACTAACGCAACAAGGCATTCCAAGGCGAGTTCCATCCAGGTTTCCTGTTTGGAAGAAGGTCCATTTCTCATTTTAAAGATCCAAGACGATGGGATCGGAATAGATCCTAAGAAGATGAACCAATCCAAGTCTCTCGGACTGATCGGAATGAGAGAAAGAGCAGTCGTTTTAGGCGGAGAAGTTTCCATCTCCGGTGAAACGGGGAAAGGTACAAGTGTGATCGTGAAAATACCAATCTCAAATCGAAATAAGGAGGATTTCCTATGA
- a CDS encoding HAMP domain-containing protein, with amino-acid sequence MKNASTLDPKQGKDSLNPKHLLEVLTAFKRGDFSKRMPLDQVGIAGKISDLLNDIMDQNDRMVKEFERISNEVGQEGKISQRVSGISSTGSWGACMNSINSLIGNLVQPNTEVMRVIGAVAGGDLSQNMSLEIDGRPLKGEFFRTAKIVNIMVDQLNSFASEVTRVAKEVGTEGKLGGQADVRGVAGTWKDLTDSVNSMASNLTGQVRDIAEVTKAVATGDLSKKITVDVKGEILELKNTINTMVDQLNSFAS; translated from the coding sequence ATGAAGAATGCCTCCACACTAGATCCCAAACAAGGAAAAGATTCCTTAAATCCAAAACACTTATTGGAAGTTCTCACCGCATTCAAACGAGGAGACTTTTCTAAACGAATGCCTCTGGACCAAGTGGGGATCGCGGGAAAAATTTCAGACTTATTAAACGATATCATGGACCAGAACGATAGGATGGTCAAAGAGTTCGAAAGGATCAGTAACGAAGTTGGACAAGAGGGTAAAATTTCCCAAAGGGTGAGCGGTATTTCTTCTACAGGTTCTTGGGGCGCTTGTATGAATTCCATTAACTCACTCATCGGAAATTTGGTGCAACCGAATACGGAAGTGATGAGAGTGATCGGTGCCGTAGCGGGCGGTGACCTTTCTCAGAACATGTCTTTGGAAATAGACGGAAGACCGCTCAAAGGAGAATTTTTTAGAACTGCCAAGATTGTAAACATCATGGTGGACCAGTTGAACTCATTCGCTTCCGAGGTGACTCGGGTAGCAAAAGAGGTAGGAACGGAAGGTAAACTGGGTGGACAAGCGGATGTTCGAGGAGTTGCAGGAACTTGGAAGGACTTAACGGATAGTGTGAACTCGATGGCGTCTAACTTGACCGGTCAGGTGAGAGATATCGCGGAAGTCACCAAGGCGGTTGCAACAGGGGACTTATCCAAGAAAATCACTGTGGATGTTAAGGGAGAGATCCTAGAACTCAAAAACACCATCAACACAATGGTGGACCAGTTGAACTCATTCGCTTC
- a CDS encoding response regulator, whose protein sequence is MISTLIADDHLLIREGLRKILSEEEDIEIVYEAENGQQVLDYLAAQSVQVLILDINMPLMSGLDILKYVHKLSPDTRVLILSMYPEDRFAVRALKAGASGYITKASAGDELISAVRKVIDGARYISPEATEMLVRELSKPFDRLPHETLSEREFQILMLLVKGKNVRSISEDLGLSVNTVNTYRARIFEKMSLKSTQELVRYAYDHKLLE, encoded by the coding sequence ATGATATCCACATTGATTGCAGATGATCATTTACTGATCCGAGAGGGTTTAAGAAAGATCCTATCGGAAGAGGAAGATATAGAGATCGTGTACGAGGCGGAAAACGGACAACAGGTCTTGGATTACCTTGCAGCTCAATCCGTGCAAGTGCTGATCTTGGACATCAATATGCCTTTGATGAGCGGTTTGGATATATTAAAATATGTTCATAAACTTTCTCCTGATACTAGGGTCCTGATCCTGAGTATGTATCCGGAGGATAGATTTGCGGTCCGAGCACTAAAGGCAGGTGCATCCGGTTATATTACGAAGGCAAGTGCGGGAGACGAACTTATATCCGCTGTACGCAAGGTGATAGATGGAGCAAGATATATCAGTCCGGAAGCAACCGAGATGTTAGTAAGAGAACTTTCTAAACCTTTTGATAGACTTCCTCATGAAACCCTTTCAGAAAGAGAGTTTCAGATACTGATGCTCCTAGTAAAAGGCAAAAACGTTCGATCTATTTCGGAAGACCTTGGGCTAAGTGTAAATACAGTAAATACATATAGAGCTAGGATCTTTGAAAAGATGAGTTTGAAATCCACACAAGAACTTGTTCGTTACGCTTACGATCATAAGCTTCTGGAATAA